In the Candidatus Neomarinimicrobiota bacterium genome, one interval contains:
- a CDS encoding glycoside hydrolase family 13 protein, whose translation MISCFRKRNLNLIMVVTILSFVTLFSYQSCTPAPPISPPPSTEIPKYISHVPEWAKSAIWYQIFPERFRNGDQSNDPTVNTLTGTWPYAQPEDWQVSPWASDWYKMQPWELNTGEDFWYNSQLRRYGGDLQGVIDKLDYLSDLGINAIYLNPVFESPSLHKYGCSMWHHIDNNFGPDPAQDEELWKLENPADPETWKWTTADSLFLDLLTEAHDREIKVIIDGVFNHTGIPFWAFDKIKEKGPESEFADWFTILSYDDPATPEDEFDWQGWYGVKDLPELAEDDHGPVDGAKEHIHAVVKRWMDPNGDGDPSDGIDGWRLDVAEMVALDFWREFRVWCRDINPESYLVGEVWWENYQENKMVNATAWLQGDVFDAVMNYRTGDALIRGMVDQEWRVTPSEMDSLLAEVRDEYPLQNQYVLMSNIDSHDTERLASTVANSDRTIDHNSSSRDHKDFYLGKPSLEQQALQRVMLTFQFAYIGAPFIYYGDEVGMWGADDPDCRKPMVWDDIEYDDEVTDPWGRSYGPFKISVDEKMKNFYKSLIQLRRSEPALNLGDYSLIQTSQDRTFAFKRSLENETILAIFNYGDSEWLPEPSVFGDIVETEWRLKLDSNGSAQKTLMPLSARLYKNSVK comes from the coding sequence ATGATAAGTTGTTTCAGAAAGCGAAATCTCAATCTGATTATGGTAGTGACTATCCTATCATTTGTTACTCTCTTTAGCTACCAATCATGCACACCAGCTCCACCCATTTCCCCTCCACCCTCTACCGAAATACCAAAATATATAAGCCATGTCCCAGAGTGGGCAAAGAGTGCAATCTGGTACCAGATTTTTCCAGAAAGATTTCGAAATGGTGATCAGAGCAATGACCCCACTGTAAATACTTTGACTGGCACATGGCCCTATGCACAACCTGAAGATTGGCAAGTTTCCCCCTGGGCTTCAGATTGGTATAAGATGCAGCCCTGGGAGCTGAACACGGGCGAGGATTTCTGGTACAACTCCCAACTTCGTCGTTATGGTGGTGATCTGCAGGGTGTCATAGATAAACTTGATTACCTATCCGATCTGGGTATCAATGCGATTTACTTAAATCCAGTATTCGAATCCCCTTCTCTCCATAAATATGGTTGCAGCATGTGGCATCATATTGATAATAATTTTGGTCCCGATCCGGCCCAGGATGAAGAGCTATGGAAACTTGAGAATCCTGCCGATCCTGAGACCTGGAAATGGACCACTGCTGATTCACTGTTTTTAGATCTGCTCACAGAAGCTCATGATCGTGAAATTAAAGTAATCATTGATGGTGTTTTTAATCACACCGGTATTCCTTTTTGGGCTTTTGATAAGATCAAAGAAAAGGGACCTGAAAGTGAGTTCGCTGATTGGTTTACCATTCTTTCTTACGATGACCCAGCAACCCCTGAGGATGAATTCGACTGGCAGGGATGGTACGGCGTAAAAGATTTACCAGAATTGGCCGAAGATGATCACGGTCCAGTCGATGGTGCAAAGGAACACATCCATGCCGTTGTAAAACGTTGGATGGACCCCAATGGTGATGGAGACCCATCAGATGGAATTGATGGCTGGAGACTGGATGTGGCTGAAATGGTTGCCCTGGATTTCTGGCGGGAATTTCGAGTGTGGTGTAGAGATATCAATCCCGAAAGTTATCTCGTTGGTGAAGTATGGTGGGAAAACTATCAAGAGAATAAAATGGTGAATGCCACGGCCTGGTTACAGGGTGATGTGTTTGATGCTGTCATGAATTATCGCACGGGAGATGCCCTTATTCGCGGGATGGTTGATCAGGAATGGAGAGTTACTCCTTCTGAAATGGATTCGCTCCTGGCAGAAGTGAGAGATGAGTATCCCTTACAGAACCAATATGTTCTTATGAGCAACATAGACAGCCACGATACTGAACGTTTGGCAAGTACGGTAGCCAATTCCGATCGAACCATTGATCACAATTCCAGTTCGCGGGATCATAAAGATTTTTATCTGGGAAAGCCATCCCTTGAACAACAGGCCTTGCAGCGCGTGATGCTCACATTCCAGTTTGCCTATATTGGCGCCCCATTTATTTATTATGGAGATGAGGTTGGTATGTGGGGTGCTGATGACCCAGATTGTAGAAAACCCATGGTTTGGGATGATATTGAGTACGACGATGAAGTGACCGATCCCTGGGGCAGATCCTACGGGCCATTCAAAATTTCTGTAGATGAAAAAATGAAGAACTTTTATAAATCTCTAATACAATTAAGAAGATCAGAACCTGCCTTGAATCTTGGGGACTATTCACTTATCCAGACTTCTCAGGATAGAACTTTTGCCTTTAAACGTTCACTGGAAAATGAGACCATCCTGGCTATCTTTAATTACGGGGATTCAGAGTGGCTTCCAGAGCCATCAGTCTTCGGGGATATAGTAGAGACTGAGTGGAGATTGAAATTGGATTCCAATGGTTCAGCTCAAAAAACTTTAATGCCACTAAGCGCAAGGCTGTACAAAAACTCGGTAAAATAA
- a CDS encoding peptidylprolyl isomerase, whose translation MMLLALQNCSDTSSDLAAFDGGAVQEHEFLNHYQKYLTVTGLKDNLPDREKILRSVLHEKLILKNWQENALDDHPEVVEVLRRQEEQALLDALWQKKSSNTAQPGPEALATMLVQERTRYHIQEASFLDRSSAASMSKMWSDAEASVDYKDLGFLLLEDVHPLLMKKISKMKNGEVSDPIRLGQGYLLIKLVEKRIPPLIRPRDFAVAKDRLLREWTVNQSDSIINAYTQNVLSGLNVNYSAEGTSALLKLLANTSKASLADHIAESDQSNLLLCSTNEGDWTLEMLIPHLLDSRPEHLNSITDESDVQKLISGLLVRQSLIAEAREAGLHKQELTREAIQKRQNLWRIKTWQERFADTVSIHQDYLSNLNQNELNNNSKIPRRDVEFFVFQDSGRAHKAYENLLTENPGVKVTSDPNSRLELPSDGKMGWVTAEELGFAAKLVFSQDLNTWTKPWYYGGEFFLFRSIEAKNDPVNLDLARENLELLVRSQGAPVQLEQALLAMEKSNHAIIYQDRIKQIPYIQLSGSVDES comes from the coding sequence ATGATGTTGCTCGCTTTGCAAAATTGTTCCGACACTTCGAGCGATTTGGCTGCTTTCGATGGGGGCGCAGTACAGGAGCATGAATTCTTAAATCACTACCAAAAATATTTGACTGTTACGGGTCTTAAAGACAATCTTCCAGATCGGGAAAAAATTCTTCGCAGTGTGCTTCACGAAAAGCTAATTCTCAAGAATTGGCAAGAAAATGCCCTTGATGATCATCCCGAAGTTGTGGAGGTCCTGCGCAGACAGGAAGAACAAGCACTTCTGGATGCCCTGTGGCAAAAAAAGAGCAGCAACACAGCTCAACCTGGTCCTGAAGCTTTGGCCACCATGTTAGTACAAGAACGGACGAGGTATCATATCCAGGAAGCTTCTTTTCTGGATCGATCCTCTGCAGCCAGTATGTCTAAAATGTGGTCTGATGCTGAAGCGTCAGTTGACTACAAGGATCTTGGCTTTTTACTCCTGGAAGATGTTCATCCTCTTCTGATGAAAAAAATCAGTAAGATGAAAAATGGCGAGGTGAGCGATCCTATCCGGTTGGGACAGGGATATTTACTGATTAAGCTGGTTGAAAAGCGGATTCCACCCCTTATTCGCCCCCGTGATTTTGCAGTTGCCAAGGATAGATTGCTCCGGGAGTGGACAGTCAATCAAAGCGATTCAATAATTAACGCCTATACACAAAATGTCTTGTCAGGGTTGAATGTGAATTATTCAGCAGAGGGGACATCAGCACTGCTCAAATTATTGGCGAATACATCGAAAGCATCCCTAGCGGATCACATCGCTGAATCAGATCAATCAAATCTTCTTTTATGTAGTACAAACGAGGGAGATTGGACTCTTGAGATGCTAATTCCCCACTTATTGGATAGCCGACCTGAACATCTCAACTCAATAACTGATGAATCAGATGTCCAAAAATTAATCTCTGGGTTGCTCGTACGGCAATCCTTGATTGCTGAGGCCAGAGAAGCCGGTCTCCATAAGCAGGAGCTTACCCGGGAAGCCATCCAGAAACGTCAGAATTTATGGCGGATAAAGACATGGCAGGAACGCTTTGCAGATACGGTAAGCATTCATCAGGATTACCTCTCAAATTTGAATCAAAATGAGCTTAACAATAATTCCAAAATTCCTCGTCGAGACGTGGAATTTTTTGTTTTTCAGGACAGTGGACGAGCCCACAAGGCCTATGAAAACTTGCTGACCGAAAATCCCGGAGTAAAAGTTACCAGCGATCCGAATTCCAGGCTGGAATTGCCTTCAGATGGTAAGATGGGCTGGGTTACCGCGGAAGAATTGGGTTTTGCCGCAAAATTGGTTTTTTCTCAAGATTTGAATACCTGGACCAAACCCTGGTACTATGGAGGAGAATTCTTCCTCTTTCGAAGTATTGAAGCAAAGAATGATCCTGTAAATTTGGATTTAGCGCGTGAGAACCTTGAGCTGCTGGTCCGTAGCCAGGGTGCCCCTGTCCAGCTTGAACAGGCGCTGCTAGCCATGGAAAAAAGTAATCACGCCATCATTTATCAGGATAGAATAAAACAGATACCATATATCCAATTGTCAGGAAGCGTAGATGAAAGCTAG
- a CDS encoding TonB-dependent receptor, protein MKARIFIKLFQRLSLLSLLLSSVIAGTSGKIAGKIHDGSTGEPLIGCNVVLQGTYLGGATDLDGAFVILNVPPGEYSLQANMIGYTSGRMDGIIVAIDLTTEVNLELTSELLVGEVVVVTFVQPKVQRDRTSSQVHVGEDMIKDLPVEEVSDILELQTGVTKDAGGGLHIRGGRAREVVYWVDGVPVSDGYDGSSIVEVDKNAIQELQLVSGTFNAEYGQAMSGIINIVTRTGGEKLGAKLDYSTGGWWSTTDDNYLDMDTYDPQDTQNLSFSLGGPLGLKNLRFYFSGRRYTSNGHLRGERIVNPKPISVMDSVSGTEYLFINFGDSSIVTMNKQEKYSINGKLSYMLTPNVNLHMNYLLSNREYQDYDHLYRWNPDGNLHRFDQGRSVSLTLNHTLSPNTYYSIRAGNSTSHYRHYAFEDPLDARYTNPEYLNLPSYTFALAGVNGSHFERNTTTNLVKFDFSSQINSKHLLQMGLEYRNHELDREDYSIVAKVDSNNIQLVPFEPDTLSRQTPSHSYYHEEPEEFSLYLQDKLEYDDFVINIGVRWDWFHSHGVLPTDPSDPSIFNPLSPEHADMSMEERQAIWFKEVDAKSSISPRLGLAFPITDKGVIHFSYGHFFQIPSFEYLYQDRGYKITTSDGIYGPFGNPDLNPKQTVKYELGLQQQLNDDLNVDLVVFYQDIRDWVSTGIVQATYLPGVSYVHFENKDYANSRGVTLSIEQGIGSTGNLNLEYTFQTAEGSNSNPDAEFLAAQNNSEPTREMTPLDWDQRHTLNGAFTTDIAGTRLTLLGRFGSGYPYTPSYGVSSRTGLTANTGLASNSRRKPYTYEFDLKASRQVKIGRHAIGLTLNVNNLLDTRNATSVHTDTGRPDYSGRLQSIIDNAYGLNTVREYIQYPTWYTAPREILLGINYSF, encoded by the coding sequence ATGAAAGCTAGAATATTCATTAAACTATTTCAAAGATTATCCCTACTGAGCTTATTGCTTTCAAGTGTAATTGCCGGAACCAGTGGAAAAATCGCAGGCAAGATTCATGATGGCTCCACAGGTGAGCCACTCATCGGCTGCAACGTCGTTTTGCAGGGAACCTATCTCGGGGGAGCTACCGATCTCGATGGAGCATTTGTGATTCTCAATGTTCCACCAGGTGAATATAGCCTCCAGGCAAACATGATCGGTTATACCTCTGGTCGCATGGACGGCATCATTGTGGCTATCGATCTGACCACAGAAGTCAATCTGGAATTAACCAGCGAACTTCTAGTAGGTGAAGTGGTTGTGGTCACTTTCGTTCAGCCAAAGGTTCAACGAGACCGAACCAGCTCCCAGGTTCATGTGGGTGAAGATATGATCAAGGACTTACCCGTAGAGGAAGTTTCGGATATCCTTGAACTCCAGACAGGCGTAACCAAGGATGCTGGTGGTGGTTTACATATCCGGGGTGGTAGAGCGAGAGAAGTGGTCTATTGGGTAGATGGTGTACCCGTTTCTGACGGTTACGATGGCAGCTCTATTGTGGAGGTCGACAAAAACGCCATCCAGGAATTGCAGCTGGTTTCTGGAACCTTCAATGCTGAATATGGTCAAGCCATGAGTGGTATTATAAATATTGTTACTCGAACTGGTGGAGAAAAATTGGGTGCAAAACTCGACTATTCGACCGGTGGATGGTGGTCTACAACAGATGATAATTATTTAGATATGGACACGTATGATCCTCAGGATACACAGAATTTATCCTTCTCGCTTGGTGGACCACTGGGACTTAAAAACCTACGGTTCTATTTCTCAGGCCGACGTTACACCAGCAACGGTCATCTCAGGGGAGAGCGAATTGTAAATCCCAAGCCCATCAGTGTCATGGACTCCGTGAGTGGAACAGAATACTTATTTATCAATTTTGGTGACAGCTCTATTGTCACCATGAATAAGCAAGAGAAGTATTCAATAAATGGAAAACTTTCCTACATGTTGACGCCCAATGTCAACCTGCATATGAACTATTTACTCTCAAATAGAGAGTATCAGGACTATGATCATTTGTACAGGTGGAATCCAGATGGCAATCTCCATCGATTTGATCAGGGACGAAGTGTTTCACTAACATTGAATCACACCCTGTCACCCAATACCTATTACTCAATTCGAGCGGGAAATTCTACCAGTCACTACAGGCACTACGCTTTCGAAGATCCGCTGGATGCTCGCTATACGAACCCAGAATATCTGAATTTACCTTCATATACTTTTGCCCTGGCTGGCGTCAATGGATCGCACTTCGAGAGGAATACGACCACAAACCTGGTAAAATTTGATTTTAGCAGTCAGATCAATTCTAAGCATTTACTGCAGATGGGTCTTGAGTATCGTAACCATGAACTGGATCGGGAGGATTATTCAATTGTAGCCAAGGTTGATAGCAATAATATCCAATTGGTTCCCTTTGAGCCTGACACCCTCTCCAGACAAACACCTTCTCATAGTTATTACCACGAGGAACCTGAGGAATTTTCACTCTATTTACAGGACAAGTTAGAATACGATGACTTTGTGATTAATATTGGCGTGCGTTGGGACTGGTTCCATTCACACGGTGTCTTGCCTACCGACCCTTCCGATCCATCCATCTTTAACCCATTGAGTCCCGAACATGCGGATATGAGTATGGAGGAACGGCAGGCCATCTGGTTCAAAGAGGTGGATGCAAAAAGTTCCATATCTCCACGGTTAGGTTTGGCTTTTCCCATCACTGATAAGGGGGTCATTCATTTCTCCTATGGTCATTTTTTCCAGATTCCATCATTTGAATATTTGTACCAAGATCGTGGATATAAAATCACGACTTCGGATGGAATTTATGGCCCATTTGGCAATCCCGATTTGAATCCAAAGCAAACGGTCAAGTACGAATTGGGATTACAACAGCAACTAAATGACGACCTAAATGTAGATTTAGTTGTTTTTTATCAAGATATTCGGGATTGGGTAAGCACAGGAATTGTCCAGGCCACCTACCTGCCCGGTGTAAGCTATGTTCATTTTGAAAATAAGGATTACGCCAATAGTCGCGGAGTGACCCTTTCAATTGAGCAGGGCATTGGATCAACTGGCAATCTTAATTTGGAATATACCTTTCAAACAGCAGAAGGGTCAAATTCTAATCCCGATGCAGAATTTTTAGCAGCCCAGAATAATTCAGAACCTACACGTGAAATGACACCCCTGGATTGGGATCAACGTCATACGTTGAATGGAGCATTTACCACGGATATTGCAGGGACCAGATTGACACTGCTGGGACGGTTCGGATCTGGTTATCCCTACACGCCTTCCTATGGAGTTTCATCGAGAACTGGTCTAACTGCCAATACAGGTCTGGCCTCGAACAGCCGCAGAAAACCTTATACCTATGAGTTTGATTTAAAGGCAAGCAGGCAGGTGAAAATCGGCAGACATGCAATTGGATTGACGCTCAACGTCAACAATCTCCTGGATACGCGCAACGCTACTTCGGTGCACACCGATACAGGTCGACCTGATTACTCAGGACGGTTGCAGTCTATTATAGATAATGCCTACGGGTTGAATACGGTTAGGGAATATATACAGTATCCAACCTGGTATACGGCTCCCCGAGAGATTTTACTCGGTATCAATTATTCGTTCTAG